From the genome of Caloenas nicobarica isolate bCalNic1 chromosome 16, bCalNic1.hap1, whole genome shotgun sequence, one region includes:
- the PTPN11 gene encoding tyrosine-protein phosphatase non-receptor type 11, whose amino-acid sequence MTSRRWFHPNITGVEAENLLLTRGVDGSFLARPSKSNPGDFTLSVRRTGAVTHIKIQNTGDYYDLYGGEKFATLAELVQYYMEHHGQLKEKNGDVIELKYPLNCADPTSERWFHGHLSGREAEKLLTEKGKHGSFLVRESQSHPGDFVLSVRTGDDKGESNDGKSKVTHVMIHCQDLKYDVGGGEKFDSLTDLVEHYKKNPMVETLGTVLQLKQPLNTTRINAAEIESRVRELSKLAETTDKVKQGFWEEFETLQQQECKLLYSRKEGQRQENKNKNRYKNILPFDHTRVVLHDGDPNEPVSDYINANIIMPEFETKCNNSKPKKSYIATQGCLQNTVNDFWRMVFQENSRVIVMTTKEVERGKSKCVKYWPDEYSLKEYGVMRVRNVKESAAHDYTLRELKLSKVGQGNTERTVWQYHFRTWPDHGVPSDPGGVLDFLEEVHHKQESISDAGPVVVHCSAGIGRTGTFIVIDILIDIIREKGVDCDIDVPKTIQMVRSQRSGMVQTEAQYRFIYMAVQHYIETLQRRIEEEQKSKRKGHEYTNIKYSLSDQTSGDQSPLPPCTPTPTCPEMREDSARVYENVGLMQQQKSFR is encoded by the exons aCGAACTGGAGCTGTCACCCACATCAAGATCCAGAACACAGGAGACTACTATGATCTCTATGGAGGAGAGAAGTTTGCTACATTGGCTGAGTTAGTCCAGTATTATATGGAACATCATGGACAGCTCAAGGAAAAGAATGGAGATGTTATAGAGTTGAAATATCCACTCAACTGTGCTGATCCTACATCTGAAAG GTGGTTTCATGGGCATCTCTctggaagagaagctgaaaaactattgacagaaaaaggaaaacatggaaGCTTTCTTGTGCGCGAGAGTCAAAGCCACCCAGGAGACTTTGTTCTGTCTGTCCGGACAGGAGATGATAAAGGAGAGAGTAATGATGGGAAATCTAAAGTGACACATGTCATGATTCACTGCCAG GATCTAAAATACGATGTTGGTGGAGGGGAGAAATTTGACTCTCTGACAGATCTAGTGGAACATTACAAGAAGAACCCAATGGTAGAAACTTTGGGCACAGTATTGCAACTCAAGCAG CCTCTGAATACTACCCGTATTAATGCTGCGGAGATTGAGAGCAGAGTGCGAGAGCTAAGCAAGCTAGCAGAGACTACAGATAAAGTCAAGCAGGGCTTCTGGGAAGAATTTGAG ACTTTACAGCAGCAAGAATGCAAACTTCTCTATAGTCGAAAAGAAGGTCAGcgtcaagaaaacaaaaacaaaaatagatacaaaaacattttaccCT ttgaTCATACCAGAGTTGTTCTACATGATGGTGATCCAAATGAACCTGTTTCAGATTATATCAATGCTAATATTATTATG ccTGAGTTTGAAACAAAGTGCAACAActcaaagccaaaaaaaagctACATTGCTACTCAAGGTTGCCTACAGAACACAGTGAATGATTTTTGGAGGATGGTGTTCCAGGAGAATTCTCGAGTTATTGTTATGACAACAAAAGAAGTTGAAAGAGGAAAG AGTAAGTGTGTCAAGTACTGGCCTGATGAATATTCCCTAAAGGAATACGGTGTTATGCGTGTTAGGAATGTTAAGGAGAGTGCGGCACATGATTACACACTAAGAGAACTTAAGCTTTCTAAAGTTGGACAA GGGAACACCGAGAGAACAGTCTGGCAATATCACTTCAGAACTTGGCCTGATCACGGAGTCCCCAGTGACCCTGGGGGGGTACTCGACTTCCTCGAGGAGGTGCACCATAAGCAGGAGAGCATTTCTGATGCAGGGCCAGTTGTGGTCCACTGCAG TGCCGGGATTGGGCGAACAGGAACTTTCATTGTGATTGATATTCTTATTGACATCATCAGAGAAAAAG GTGTGGACTGTGATATTGATGTTCCGAAGACCATCCAGATGGTGAGATCACAGCGGTCAGGAATGGTTCAGACAGAAGCACAGTACAGATTTATTTACATGGCCGTACAGCACTACATTGAAACGCTACAGCGCAGAATTGAAGAGGAGCAG AAGAGTAAGAGAAAAGGTCATGAATACACaaacattaaatattctttATCGGACCAGACAAGTGGGGATCAGAGCCCTCTTCCACCCTGTACCCCAACCCCAACATGTCCAGA aatgaGAGAAGACAGTGCTAGAGTATATGAAAATGTGGGGCTGATGCAACAGCAGAAGAGTTTCAGATGA